A genomic stretch from Puniceicoccus vermicola includes:
- a CDS encoding penicillin-binding transpeptidase domain-containing protein, which produces MLPPFIGALRYGLILTAIFLGFAGVFARLLHLQVLDREHYAQFAEESRDRYDRLVAPRGPIVDRSGNLLASTQTVIELGVDPQSLVREDFTKIPELAKILDIPEEEIRTAFEKRERRNSQTGEVRSVRWVKLKDAVYPEEYDQIRDLDIRGVYGNYKNQRIYPAGSMAAHLIGFVADDGSGYYGVEQAMDFYLQGQDGWRESEKDGRRRELAQFRWREVAPRPGLGVELSLDLVLQTKVESELDLIMDEYSPQSASIIVSDPDTGEILALANRPTFNPNFHGESPKSSWMNRALTTVYEPGSTFKIVASAGAMNDHLVEPDTIYDCGISRVEYEGRTVRLPSDSHDHEELSVKDIVIKSSNRGAALLGMTLGDQRMYEYARAFGFGERTGLRLGAESRGILHPVKDWDGLTISRLPMGHAVSATPVQVHSAMSTIAAGGVRRPLRLVRRAFDAEGETVLNFDSGEEHRVVSEEVAETMAGFLEGVVGPQGTARRAFLDGFRVAGKTGTTQMIVDGRYSRRHHVASFSGFLPADHPEVVITVVVEDPQLKGVGYGGVVAAPVFRRIAETASHHLHILPSGVIGGPLMALTENTQ; this is translated from the coding sequence GTGCTACCTCCATTCATAGGGGCTCTTCGCTATGGCCTGATTCTTACCGCGATCTTTCTCGGCTTTGCCGGTGTCTTTGCGCGGTTGCTGCATTTGCAGGTTCTGGACCGTGAGCACTACGCACAGTTTGCGGAAGAAAGCCGCGATCGCTATGATCGTTTGGTGGCCCCGCGTGGCCCGATCGTCGACCGCTCAGGCAATCTTCTGGCCTCGACCCAGACGGTCATCGAGCTGGGGGTCGATCCACAGTCATTGGTGCGCGAAGACTTTACCAAGATCCCCGAATTGGCTAAGATCCTCGATATTCCCGAGGAAGAGATTCGCACTGCCTTTGAAAAGAGAGAGCGGCGCAACTCACAGACTGGGGAAGTGCGTTCTGTGCGCTGGGTGAAGCTCAAAGATGCGGTGTATCCCGAGGAGTATGACCAGATCCGTGACCTCGATATCCGCGGCGTCTATGGAAACTATAAGAACCAGCGGATTTATCCAGCCGGTTCGATGGCTGCTCACTTGATCGGATTTGTTGCCGACGACGGGAGTGGATACTACGGCGTCGAGCAAGCCATGGACTTCTACCTTCAAGGCCAGGACGGATGGCGTGAGTCGGAAAAGGATGGTCGCCGCCGTGAGTTGGCACAATTTCGTTGGCGTGAGGTCGCCCCGCGCCCCGGGCTGGGAGTGGAGCTGTCGCTGGATCTCGTTTTGCAGACCAAGGTGGAGTCGGAGCTAGATCTCATCATGGACGAGTATAGCCCCCAGTCGGCCTCGATCATCGTCTCGGATCCGGACACCGGAGAAATTCTGGCCTTGGCAAACCGCCCGACCTTCAACCCGAATTTTCACGGCGAGTCGCCCAAGTCTTCTTGGATGAACCGAGCCCTGACGACCGTCTACGAGCCTGGCTCGACCTTTAAGATCGTTGCTTCGGCCGGTGCCATGAATGATCACCTGGTCGAACCGGACACGATTTACGACTGCGGCATTTCCCGTGTTGAATACGAAGGACGCACCGTTCGTCTACCCTCCGATAGCCACGACCACGAAGAGCTTTCGGTGAAAGACATTGTAATCAAGTCCAGTAACCGCGGGGCCGCTCTCCTCGGGATGACTCTGGGGGATCAGAGGATGTATGAGTATGCGCGCGCTTTCGGCTTTGGCGAACGCACTGGTTTACGCCTCGGGGCGGAGTCTCGCGGCATCCTTCACCCGGTGAAGGATTGGGATGGGCTCACCATCTCCCGTCTTCCCATGGGACACGCGGTTTCAGCGACTCCGGTCCAGGTCCATTCGGCAATGTCAACGATTGCTGCCGGAGGGGTGCGTCGCCCATTGCGACTCGTTCGCCGTGCCTTTGATGCCGAGGGAGAGACCGTCTTGAATTTTGATTCCGGCGAGGAGCACCGTGTGGTCTCGGAAGAAGTTGCCGAGACTATGGCAGGATTTCTCGAAGGAGTTGTCGGCCCACAGGGAACCGCGCGTCGCGCCTTCCTCGACGGCTTCCGAGTCGCCGGAAAAACCGGGACTACCCAAATGATTGTCGATGGCCGGTATTCGCGCCGCCATCACGTCGCTTCTTTCAGCGGATTCCTTCCTGCGGATCATCCCGAGGTGGTCATCACCGTCGTGGTTGAAGATCCTCAGCTCAAAGGCGTTGGATATGGCGGAGTCGTTGCGGCTCCCGTCTTCCGGCGCATCGCAGAAACCGCTTCTCACCACCTACACATTCTTCCATCAGGAGTCATTGGCGGCCCCTTGATGGCTCTCACGGAGAACACCCAATGA
- the truA gene encoding tRNA pseudouridine(38-40) synthase TruA, which produces MSRWKAICSYDGTDFTGWQSQSTRDAVQDFLEHALSLVLRKPIRIHGAGRTDAGVHARGQCFHFDHDWKHPGEALVRAINTKLPGTVRLVTVERVSDDFHARFSARGKRYEYRFSENPATPFSIRYRWNLPGSFDPGKVVPVLPVLAGSHDFTAFAGKVIDAENPVKTLKVPELIDEGGGDWILRVEGNGFLYRMVRSLAGTLVRVASGKLAPARIGALLEEKQRTPEVHTAPACGLFLDEVFYEEDDLS; this is translated from the coding sequence ATGAGCCGCTGGAAGGCCATCTGCTCCTACGACGGGACTGATTTCACCGGTTGGCAGAGTCAGTCGACCCGGGATGCGGTTCAGGATTTTCTCGAGCACGCTCTCAGCCTGGTCCTCCGCAAGCCGATCCGGATCCACGGCGCCGGGCGGACCGATGCGGGAGTTCACGCGCGGGGCCAGTGCTTTCATTTCGACCACGACTGGAAACATCCGGGTGAGGCCCTCGTCCGAGCCATCAATACAAAACTTCCGGGAACGGTTCGACTCGTGACGGTGGAGCGCGTCTCCGATGACTTTCACGCTCGCTTCTCCGCCCGGGGGAAACGCTATGAATACCGTTTCAGCGAGAATCCCGCGACCCCATTCTCGATCCGCTACCGGTGGAACCTTCCAGGAAGCTTTGACCCGGGCAAGGTGGTCCCGGTTCTCCCCGTTCTGGCCGGATCCCACGATTTCACCGCCTTCGCCGGAAAGGTCATCGACGCGGAGAACCCGGTGAAGACGCTAAAGGTCCCCGAGTTGATTGATGAGGGCGGCGGAGATTGGATCCTCCGCGTCGAAGGCAACGGTTTCCTCTATCGCATGGTCCGCTCCCTGGCGGGTACTTTGGTACGGGTCGCCTCCGGAAAACTTGCCCCCGCGCGAATCGGGGCCCTCCTCGAAGAAAAGCAACGGACTCCCGAGGTCCATACCGCTCCCGCCTGCGGTCTCTTTCTCGACGAGGTATTCTATGAGGAGGATGACCTCTCCTAA
- a CDS encoding UDP-N-acetylmuramoyl-L-alanyl-D-glutamate--2,6-diaminopimelate ligase — protein sequence MRLPEIQISTLIENRFWSPTVVPFGGGGTPPSQPAGQRIKDILAGVDVLVHKGPLDQEVRSIITDSRRVIPGSLFFARKGLRTDGRLFVEEAIDRGAAGIVSEDAPGMHSGVVFLQVKSVPRALAAIAGNFYQWPDRRLRTVGISGTNGKTTVSWLARELLAAEDGKTGLIGTIHYDLGGRTVPSYKTTPESVDTFSLFRQMINADCKSAVMEVSSHGIDQCRVQGMSFDLAVFLNLTQDHLDYHASMEEYYQVKRRLFDGGIGTTPKLSIINLDDHYGRRLAGELAEGPGCITFGTHPEASYRAEDVKFSRTGVSFRLVTPKEEIALEANLAGRFNLSNILAALAVAAESGCDLKKVAAVLKKFEGVPGRLERVETGQPYEVFVDYAHTDDALRSTLEVLREITPGKVHLVFGCGGDRDRGKRPLMMHVGQTFADFCWVTADNPRSESLDQIFDDMQKGVSKPDQVEFVEDRRRAISLALDAVGPDDTVLIAGKGHEAFMEFGDTIVPFDDRQVARELIKVKELKPGA from the coding sequence ATGAGACTACCCGAAATTCAAATTAGTACCCTGATCGAGAACCGCTTTTGGTCACCGACCGTCGTCCCGTTTGGAGGAGGGGGCACCCCTCCGAGTCAGCCCGCTGGTCAGCGGATCAAGGACATCCTTGCCGGAGTCGACGTGCTGGTGCACAAGGGTCCCCTCGACCAGGAAGTCCGCTCGATTATCACGGACAGTCGTCGCGTGATTCCCGGTAGTCTCTTTTTTGCGCGGAAGGGTCTCCGCACAGATGGTCGCCTCTTCGTCGAAGAAGCCATCGACCGCGGAGCTGCCGGAATCGTTTCTGAGGATGCCCCCGGGATGCACTCCGGGGTGGTCTTTCTCCAGGTGAAATCGGTGCCACGGGCTTTGGCGGCCATCGCCGGAAATTTCTATCAATGGCCGGATCGCCGTTTGCGCACGGTCGGTATCTCGGGGACCAACGGAAAAACAACCGTCTCTTGGCTGGCCCGCGAACTGCTCGCTGCCGAGGATGGAAAGACAGGGCTGATTGGTACGATTCACTACGATCTCGGCGGCCGCACCGTTCCTTCCTACAAGACGACTCCAGAATCTGTAGATACCTTTTCGCTCTTCCGCCAGATGATCAATGCGGACTGCAAATCGGCGGTCATGGAAGTGAGCTCACACGGCATCGACCAGTGCCGGGTTCAAGGCATGAGCTTCGATCTGGCTGTATTCCTCAACCTGACACAGGACCACCTCGACTACCATGCGAGCATGGAGGAATATTACCAAGTGAAGCGCCGCCTTTTTGACGGCGGTATTGGAACCACTCCCAAGCTTTCAATCATCAATCTGGATGACCACTACGGGCGCCGCCTCGCCGGCGAACTCGCCGAAGGCCCAGGATGCATCACCTTTGGGACTCATCCCGAAGCGAGCTATCGGGCCGAGGATGTAAAGTTCAGCCGTACCGGAGTGAGCTTTCGTCTCGTTACGCCGAAGGAAGAAATCGCCTTGGAAGCCAACCTGGCTGGCCGATTCAACTTGTCGAACATCCTCGCGGCTCTTGCCGTCGCGGCGGAGTCGGGTTGCGACCTCAAGAAGGTGGCAGCGGTCCTGAAGAAATTTGAAGGAGTGCCGGGTCGTCTGGAGCGGGTGGAGACCGGACAACCTTACGAGGTTTTCGTCGATTACGCTCACACCGATGATGCCCTCCGTTCGACTCTTGAAGTTCTCCGCGAGATCACTCCGGGGAAGGTTCATCTGGTTTTCGGATGCGGTGGGGATCGTGATCGCGGCAAGCGTCCGTTGATGATGCACGTCGGGCAGACCTTTGCCGATTTCTGCTGGGTGACTGCCGATAATCCGCGCTCCGAGTCGCTGGATCAAATTTTCGACGACATGCAAAAAGGCGTCTCTAAGCCGGATCAGGTCGAGTTTGTGGAAGACCGCCGCCGCGCGATTAGCCTCGCTCTCGATGCAGTCGGTCCGGACGACACCGTGTTGATCGCCGGAAAAGGTCACGAAGCATTCATGGAGTTTGGGGACACGATTGTTCCTTTCGACGACCGTCAGGTCGCCCGTGAACTGATTAAAGTGAAAGAACTCAAACCAGGAGCTTGA
- the mraY gene encoding phospho-N-acetylmuramoyl-pentapeptide-transferase, translated as MLTFLEQFESYWGPLRLFGFITVRAVMAGLFSFILALVLGPKIIRYLQNLRMREAGRSEEVVGQLAVLHEGKKETPTMGGLIIFSSITISIFLFAVPNVYILVSWFVYAGLTAIGFIDDYRKVSRKNSDGLNGRLKLLAQAAIAAVALTVLLLHPATSENVRELWVPFYKDVVLSSMPIWVLFPFLFLILSGSSNAINLTDGIDGLAIGCTVTSAMAFGLMAYFSGNAIISDYLLISFLPGTGELAVLCAALLGASLGFLWYNAHPAEVFMGDTGSLALGGLVGIVAFLIHQPFTLVIVGGIFVLEAVSVILQVGSYKTRRKRIFLMAPIHHHFELRGWHENKVVIRFWIISLLCAIAGLASLRIR; from the coding sequence ATGCTCACTTTTCTCGAACAGTTTGAATCCTACTGGGGGCCCTTGCGCCTCTTTGGCTTCATCACCGTGCGCGCGGTGATGGCCGGGTTGTTTTCTTTTATTTTGGCGCTCGTTCTGGGGCCGAAGATTATCCGGTATTTGCAGAATCTCCGGATGCGGGAAGCAGGACGTAGCGAGGAAGTGGTCGGGCAGCTGGCCGTTCTTCACGAAGGGAAGAAGGAAACGCCGACCATGGGCGGGCTTATCATTTTCAGCTCGATCACGATCTCGATCTTTCTCTTTGCCGTGCCCAACGTCTACATTCTCGTCTCCTGGTTTGTGTATGCCGGGTTGACGGCAATCGGATTTATCGACGACTACCGCAAAGTCAGCCGAAAGAATAGCGACGGCCTGAACGGTCGCTTGAAGCTTCTCGCTCAGGCCGCTATCGCCGCGGTCGCTCTGACGGTGTTGCTCCTGCACCCGGCAACTTCCGAGAATGTTCGCGAACTGTGGGTTCCATTTTATAAGGACGTCGTTCTGTCTTCGATGCCGATCTGGGTCCTCTTTCCTTTTCTCTTTCTCATCCTCTCCGGATCGAGCAACGCCATCAACCTCACGGACGGCATCGATGGCCTCGCGATCGGCTGCACGGTGACCTCAGCCATGGCTTTCGGACTCATGGCTTACTTCTCCGGCAATGCGATCATTTCGGACTATCTGTTGATCAGCTTTTTGCCGGGAACAGGGGAGCTCGCGGTTCTCTGCGCTGCACTTCTCGGGGCCAGCCTCGGATTCCTTTGGTATAATGCGCACCCGGCCGAAGTTTTTATGGGCGATACTGGCTCACTCGCACTCGGGGGACTGGTCGGCATCGTCGCATTTTTGATCCACCAGCCATTCACGCTCGTGATCGTCGGGGGAATTTTCGTGCTCGAAGCGGTTTCAGTGATTCTCCAAGTCGGCTCCTATAAAACCCGGCGGAAGCGAATTTTCCTGATGGCACCCATCCATCACCATTTCGAACTGCGGGGATGGCATGAGAACAAGGTCGTGATTCGGTTTTGGATCATCTCCCTGCTCTGTGCAATCGCCGGATTGGCTTCCCTCCGTATACGCTGA
- the rsmH gene encoding 16S rRNA (cytosine(1402)-N(4))-methyltransferase RsmH, whose protein sequence is MKTSGHEPVLLQECIEGLGADRGGRFLDTTFGGGGHSRAILEANPANHLTALDRDPAAGERAARFAEEFPGRFSFHKMDFGDLGSLEESDFDGILFDLGVSSFQLDEVDRGFSFRGDAPLDMRMDPTQGISAAEFLETASEDSLVEAIRDLGEEKFWRRIVGAILDARGTGKLSRTSTVADLIRSAVPAAAARGRLHPATRSFQGIRIAVNGELDAVRSALPAGFLKLAPEGRMAVISFHSLEDRIVKRFFRARAGRPVGANDSRPQEERTVEAKLPFTRPLRPTETEIQNNPRSRSSRLRVLVKIAVS, encoded by the coding sequence ATGAAAACCTCCGGACACGAGCCCGTCCTCTTGCAGGAATGCATCGAAGGACTCGGCGCTGACCGTGGCGGCCGCTTCCTCGACACGACCTTTGGCGGGGGAGGGCACTCCCGTGCCATTCTCGAGGCGAATCCGGCAAACCACCTGACCGCACTGGACCGTGATCCGGCTGCGGGGGAGCGGGCTGCGCGTTTCGCGGAGGAATTCCCCGGGCGATTCTCCTTTCATAAGATGGACTTCGGCGATCTCGGCTCCCTGGAGGAGTCAGACTTCGACGGCATCCTCTTCGACCTCGGGGTTTCTTCGTTCCAATTGGACGAAGTCGACCGCGGGTTCTCCTTTCGGGGCGACGCTCCTCTCGACATGCGGATGGATCCGACTCAAGGGATCTCGGCTGCCGAGTTTCTGGAAACCGCTTCGGAAGATTCCCTCGTGGAAGCGATTCGCGACCTCGGGGAGGAAAAGTTCTGGCGACGCATCGTCGGAGCGATTCTCGACGCTCGCGGAACCGGAAAGCTCAGCCGCACCTCAACCGTAGCGGACCTGATTCGCTCGGCCGTGCCTGCGGCTGCCGCCCGGGGACGACTTCACCCGGCGACTCGAAGCTTCCAAGGGATCCGCATCGCCGTGAACGGTGAACTGGACGCCGTCCGTAGCGCTCTGCCGGCTGGCTTCCTCAAGCTCGCCCCCGAGGGCCGCATGGCCGTCATCAGCTTCCATTCGCTGGAGGACCGCATCGTTAAACGTTTCTTCCGCGCCCGGGCTGGCCGCCCCGTGGGGGCGAACGATTCCCGTCCGCAGGAAGAGCGGACGGTTGAAGCCAAGCTTCCTTTTACCCGCCCGCTCCGCCCGACGGAGACCGAAATTCAAAACAATCCCCGCAGCCGTTCATCCCGGCTCCGGGTTCTCGTCAAAATCGCTGTATCATGA
- a CDS encoding division/cell wall cluster transcriptional repressor MraZ, with translation MVAAERAFYVGEFSHSVDAKGRLTIPSKWRFQGDDAEVYLALPNPGGFITVYPPKMIDRFEEQVSKISLGDAEGQKLITQLGSMAHSFGCDKQGRINLNDKLISHAGIGKKAVLVGNFSYFSIHSAEKYESTDLNDPDLMNRILKQINV, from the coding sequence ATGGTCGCGGCAGAAAGAGCTTTTTACGTCGGGGAGTTTTCGCACTCCGTTGACGCGAAAGGTCGTCTCACGATTCCGTCCAAGTGGCGGTTTCAGGGAGACGATGCCGAAGTGTATCTGGCCCTCCCGAATCCCGGTGGTTTCATTACGGTTTACCCGCCGAAGATGATCGACCGCTTCGAGGAGCAAGTTTCCAAGATCAGCCTCGGCGATGCCGAAGGTCAGAAGCTCATTACCCAACTCGGTTCGATGGCGCACTCCTTCGGCTGCGACAAGCAGGGGCGCATCAATCTGAACGACAAGCTGATCTCCCACGCGGGGATCGGAAAAAAAGCCGTTCTCGTCGGGAACTTCAGCTACTTCAGCATCCATTCCGCCGAGAAGTACGAAAGCACGGATCTCAACGATCCGGACCTCATGAACCGCATCCTGAAGCAGATCAATGTCTGA
- the lpxA gene encoding acyl-ACP--UDP-N-acetylglucosamine O-acyltransferase, with product MANESSNRVPHDGVISFLAQRILPTYGRRMIHPTAIVDERAVLGEGVEIGPFCIVEGAVEIGDRTHLAPNAIIRKNTRIGADCKIDSFSVIGGEPNYLGFDPATPSGVTLGDRCVIRESVTIHRSIHADTHTTVGDEVFMMANSHLGHDCIIGDRVVMANTSAMAGHVTVGNDTFFGGGAMVHQFARIGEGAMVAGLSRITRDIGPFILVGERDEISGLNLIGLRRRKVPTETIRELKHLYHAILRSKGNPIENAAQQTRPSSPEARTFQEFFISSKRGYAKNVVA from the coding sequence ATGGCGAACGAATCTTCCAACCGAGTCCCGCATGATGGCGTCATCTCTTTCCTTGCGCAGAGAATCCTCCCGACTTACGGTCGCCGCATGATTCATCCGACAGCGATCGTCGACGAACGAGCAGTCTTAGGAGAAGGGGTCGAGATCGGCCCTTTCTGCATTGTGGAAGGAGCAGTCGAAATCGGGGATCGGACCCACCTGGCCCCGAATGCCATTATTCGGAAGAACACCCGGATCGGAGCGGATTGTAAAATCGACTCCTTTTCAGTGATCGGTGGCGAGCCCAACTATCTCGGCTTCGACCCGGCCACGCCTTCCGGAGTCACTCTCGGCGACCGCTGCGTCATCCGTGAATCCGTGACCATCCACCGATCCATCCACGCCGATACCCATACGACGGTCGGCGACGAGGTCTTCATGATGGCCAATTCCCATCTCGGACACGACTGCATCATCGGAGATCGTGTGGTTATGGCCAACACGAGCGCGATGGCGGGCCATGTCACGGTCGGAAACGATACTTTTTTTGGCGGGGGCGCGATGGTCCACCAGTTCGCCCGGATTGGCGAAGGGGCGATGGTCGCCGGACTGTCCCGCATCACCCGGGATATTGGCCCCTTCATCCTCGTCGGGGAGCGGGACGAGATCAGCGGCCTCAATCTTATCGGCCTCCGCCGCCGAAAGGTCCCGACCGAGACAATCCGGGAGCTCAAGCATTTGTATCACGCCATCCTTCGGAGCAAAGGGAACCCCATCGAGAACGCGGCCCAACAAACCCGCCCTTCCAGTCCCGAGGCCCGGACCTTCCAGGAATTCTTTATTTCAAGCAAAAGAGGATATGCCAAAAACGTCGTCGCCTGA
- the pdxA gene encoding 4-hydroxythreonine-4-phosphate dehydrogenase PdxA: MPKTSSPEIETQPKPQEAADRPLPKPIAITGGDPAGIGPEIVEAWWEKQTSNFTDYVFVGPPDWLTRLNHIRPVRGVEIGRTGTTPGRPTLETARTAYGCLESVANGCLVGSYSGVVTAPVSKSWLAKAGFPHPGQTEFFAERWGGDPTMAFAGGRMRVALVTWHIPIREVPQAISRANLVRTIRHAAILARATADLQEPRIGVCGLNPHAGENGVLGLEERDFIDPILAELQPEFPGLSECLPADTLFLRHLEGEFDVVVALYHDQGLGPLKTVDFDSAVNVTLGLPYVRTSPDHGTAFALAGHREASPQSFCNSVHLARLLITHREDQGDSATATQE, from the coding sequence ATGCCAAAAACGTCGTCGCCTGAGATTGAAACGCAACCCAAGCCACAGGAGGCCGCCGACCGGCCCCTGCCAAAACCGATCGCCATTACCGGTGGAGACCCGGCAGGCATCGGACCCGAGATCGTCGAGGCCTGGTGGGAGAAGCAAACTTCGAATTTCACGGACTACGTCTTCGTCGGCCCTCCGGACTGGCTGACCCGACTCAACCACATCCGTCCGGTGCGCGGAGTGGAGATCGGACGAACTGGCACTACCCCCGGCCGCCCTACCCTCGAAACAGCCCGGACGGCCTACGGCTGCCTTGAGTCCGTCGCCAATGGCTGCCTCGTCGGCTCCTATAGTGGAGTCGTCACCGCACCTGTCAGCAAGTCCTGGCTCGCCAAAGCTGGCTTTCCCCATCCGGGACAAACCGAATTTTTCGCCGAACGCTGGGGTGGCGATCCGACCATGGCCTTCGCCGGAGGGCGGATGCGGGTCGCTCTCGTCACTTGGCACATTCCGATTCGGGAGGTCCCGCAGGCGATCAGCCGGGCCAACTTGGTCCGCACGATCCGCCATGCCGCGATCCTCGCCCGAGCCACCGCCGATCTCCAAGAACCGCGCATTGGAGTCTGTGGGCTCAATCCCCATGCGGGTGAAAATGGTGTCCTCGGTCTTGAAGAGAGAGATTTCATCGATCCGATTCTCGCAGAACTGCAGCCGGAATTTCCCGGTCTCTCCGAGTGCCTGCCAGCCGACACCCTCTTCCTCCGCCACTTGGAGGGCGAATTCGATGTGGTCGTCGCGCTCTATCACGATCAGGGGCTGGGGCCGTTAAAGACAGTCGACTTTGATTCGGCGGTCAACGTCACCCTCGGCCTCCCCTATGTCCGGACCAGCCCCGACCACGGGACGGCCTTCGCCCTCGCGGGCCATCGCGAGGCCTCCCCTCAAAGCTTTTGCAACTCCGTTCATCTCGCCCGGCTCCTCATCACCCACCGCGAGGATCAGGGGGACTCCGCCACCGCGACGCAAGAATGA
- a CDS encoding UDP-N-acetylmuramoyl-tripeptide--D-alanyl-D-alanine ligase → MREGEIVAEGGEARVFDLSFLNEVLRPSWVHEENFAGASGFSIDSRSLQAGEIFVALRTEKRDGHEFLGRAQESGAAAALVSDPDPQLSLPQIIVSDPLQALQTLGAAWRQRWGGRVIGVTGSCGKTSTKEMLGLLLGREETYVTPGNLNNFIGIPLCELQLRPHHRRAVLEAGINEGGEMAKLAEMLSPEVAVVTMVGPAHLEKLGSVEGVAREKSVLPSRASERVFLGPSCAAHQAFTEASFAETHWILPQSKSECRPPKGDLWTYALSRLVGLEGCEVHLRNGSDLVFPAPDGTAGMIENACLAIMVAREEGIADDLILQRLAEWHPTAQRGEIVEIGERTIYADCYNANPSSFADAANYFHRCFPEPGRIWVIGGMEELGRSSAAWHRKLAAGLPVVPGDQVFLVGGMSSEMASTLQAKMGEGDRPTIAEDVDAIVSTVLDLDGVIFLKGSRKYRLEKILDSLTGNLRS, encoded by the coding sequence ATGAGGGAAGGGGAAATCGTAGCGGAAGGCGGAGAGGCGCGAGTCTTCGACCTGTCTTTTCTGAACGAAGTCCTGCGTCCTTCCTGGGTTCACGAGGAAAATTTTGCCGGGGCGAGCGGCTTCTCGATCGACTCGCGCTCTCTGCAAGCCGGGGAGATCTTCGTCGCCTTGCGAACCGAGAAGCGGGATGGCCATGAATTCCTCGGCCGTGCTCAAGAGAGTGGGGCAGCGGCAGCGCTCGTGAGCGATCCCGATCCGCAACTTTCCCTTCCGCAAATCATTGTCAGCGATCCGCTCCAAGCTCTTCAGACCCTCGGGGCGGCATGGCGTCAACGATGGGGAGGTCGGGTAATCGGCGTCACCGGAAGCTGTGGTAAAACCTCCACGAAGGAAATGCTCGGTCTTCTTCTGGGTCGGGAGGAGACCTATGTCACCCCTGGCAACCTGAACAATTTTATCGGGATCCCTCTCTGCGAGCTGCAGTTGCGTCCCCATCATCGGCGGGCGGTTCTCGAGGCCGGTATCAATGAAGGGGGCGAAATGGCCAAGCTGGCTGAGATGTTGTCTCCGGAAGTGGCGGTGGTGACGATGGTAGGGCCGGCTCATTTGGAAAAACTCGGTTCCGTCGAAGGCGTCGCCCGCGAGAAGTCGGTGCTGCCGTCCCGGGCGAGTGAGAGAGTTTTTCTCGGGCCCTCGTGTGCAGCCCACCAAGCCTTTACCGAAGCTTCATTTGCCGAGACGCATTGGATCCTCCCACAGTCGAAATCGGAATGTCGCCCGCCCAAAGGGGATTTGTGGACCTACGCCCTGAGCCGCTTGGTCGGCCTCGAGGGGTGCGAAGTACATTTGCGCAATGGTTCGGATCTCGTCTTTCCCGCTCCCGATGGCACCGCCGGAATGATCGAAAATGCCTGTCTGGCGATCATGGTCGCGCGGGAAGAAGGGATTGCCGACGATTTGATTTTGCAACGTCTGGCCGAGTGGCATCCGACTGCTCAGCGCGGGGAAATCGTGGAGATCGGGGAGCGAACGATTTACGCCGATTGCTACAACGCCAATCCTTCCTCCTTTGCCGATGCCGCGAACTATTTTCACCGTTGCTTTCCGGAACCCGGTCGCATTTGGGTGATTGGGGGCATGGAGGAGCTCGGTCGTTCAAGTGCGGCTTGGCATCGCAAGCTGGCAGCCGGTTTGCCGGTTGTCCCGGGCGACCAGGTTTTTCTGGTCGGAGGAATGTCCTCGGAAATGGCTTCGACACTCCAGGCGAAAATGGGGGAGGGCGACCGCCCGACGATCGCCGAAGATGTGGACGCGATCGTTTCCACGGTTCTGGACCTCGACGGTGTCATCTTTCTCAAAGGCTCCCGGAAATACCGATTGGAAAAGATTCTCGATTCTCTAACGGGTAACCTTAGATCATAG